One segment of Cellulosilyticum sp. I15G10I2 DNA contains the following:
- a CDS encoding MalY/PatB family protein, which yields MDYNFDKIIDRRNTDSIKYDFALRRGKPDGILPLWVADMDFQAPPAVIDALTDKSLHGIFGYSENREDYIEVLQNWFASQFDWHIEPNWLVKTPSVVYAICTAIRALTNKGDAVLIQQPVYYPFAESVLINERMLVINELVYSNGRYFIDFEDFENKIKQNNVKLFILCSPHNPVGRVWTQDELIRMGDICTKHGVIVVSDEIHADFIYENHIHSVFANLKPEFSDITVTCTAPTKTFNLAALQISNIFIENRAIRHKFKKEVSKSGYSQLNIMGITACKAAYSNGLEWLMALRTYLVGNLEFARTFLSEKLPQIKLVEPEGTYLIWLDFKELGLSEAQLEDLIVNKAKLWLDAGEMFGAGGAGFQRINIACPRSILEQAFIQLEEAVSQL from the coding sequence ATGGATTATAATTTTGATAAAATAATAGACCGCCGAAATACCGATTCGATTAAATATGATTTTGCCCTCCGCCGTGGTAAACCTGATGGCATCTTGCCACTTTGGGTTGCAGATATGGATTTTCAAGCACCGCCTGCTGTAATAGATGCACTTACAGATAAAAGTCTTCATGGTATTTTTGGTTATTCTGAAAACAGAGAGGACTATATTGAAGTATTACAAAACTGGTTTGCTTCCCAGTTTGATTGGCATATAGAGCCCAATTGGCTTGTAAAGACACCCAGTGTTGTCTATGCTATTTGTACCGCTATTCGCGCACTCACCAATAAAGGTGATGCCGTCCTCATCCAACAACCTGTTTACTACCCTTTCGCCGAGTCAGTTCTAATCAATGAGCGTATGCTTGTGATTAATGAGCTTGTTTACTCTAATGGCAGATATTTCATAGATTTTGAGGACTTTGAAAATAAAATTAAACAAAATAATGTCAAGCTGTTCATCTTATGCAGCCCCCATAATCCAGTAGGCCGGGTATGGACACAAGATGAACTGATTCGTATGGGAGATATTTGTACAAAACATGGTGTTATAGTCGTTTCAGATGAGATACATGCCGACTTTATATATGAAAACCATATACATTCTGTATTCGCCAATCTAAAACCAGAGTTTTCCGATATAACGGTTACCTGTACTGCACCTACTAAGACGTTCAATCTGGCTGCTCTGCAGATCTCCAATATTTTTATAGAAAATAGAGCTATCCGACATAAATTTAAAAAAGAGGTTTCTAAAAGTGGTTATAGTCAACTTAATATTATGGGGATCACTGCCTGCAAAGCTGCTTACTCTAACGGACTTGAGTGGCTCATGGCATTAAGAACATATCTTGTGGGAAATTTAGAGTTCGCTCGAACCTTTCTTAGTGAAAAACTTCCTCAAATCAAGCTTGTCGAACCAGAAGGCACCTATCTTATTTGGCTTGATTTTAAAGAGCTGGGTCTAAGTGAAGCACAGCTTGAAGATCTTATCGTAAATAAAGCAAAACTATGGCTGGATGCCGGTGAGATGTTCGGTGCCGGTGGTGCCGGTTTTCAGCGTATTAATATCGCTTGTCCTCGATCTATTCTTGAGCAAGCCTTTATTCAGCTCGAAGAAGCTGTTTCCCAATTATAA